One Nitrospirota bacterium genomic window carries:
- a CDS encoding ATP phosphoribosyltransferase, with translation MKKVLKLGLPKGSLQESTLKLFKKAGYNISIDARSYYPVFDDVEIEALLIRAQEMAKYVDDGVLDAGLTGLDWVLEQGADVKEVAELNYAKGGLRPVKWVIAVPNDSKIKKVQDLQGKRIATELVGYTTKYLKSKGIKAKIDFSWGATEVKPPHLCDAIVELTETGTSLKANNLRIIETILESSTRFIANKNSWKDKWKRQKMENIVLLVKGALAAEEKVGLKMNVPEKSLKKVMSLLSAMHSPTLSLLSDEGWVALEVMIEEKTVRDLIPKLKSAGAEGIIEYPLNKVIP, from the coding sequence ATGAAAAAGGTACTGAAACTCGGGCTTCCAAAGGGCAGCCTACAGGAATCAACACTTAAGCTCTTCAAAAAGGCGGGGTACAATATCTCCATCGATGCGCGTTCTTATTATCCTGTTTTTGATGATGTTGAGATAGAGGCGCTTCTTATCAGGGCGCAGGAGATGGCAAAGTATGTTGATGACGGCGTGCTTGATGCTGGGCTTACAGGCCTGGACTGGGTGCTTGAGCAGGGCGCTGATGTAAAAGAGGTTGCCGAGCTTAACTATGCAAAGGGCGGGCTGAGGCCTGTCAAATGGGTCATTGCGGTGCCTAATGATTCAAAGATAAAGAAGGTTCAAGACCTGCAGGGCAAGCGCATAGCCACCGAGCTTGTGGGCTACACTACAAAATATCTTAAGTCCAAAGGCATCAAGGCTAAAATAGATTTCTCATGGGGAGCTACAGAGGTGAAGCCTCCTCATCTTTGCGATGCTATTGTCGAACTTACTGAGACCGGCACTTCGCTCAAAGCCAACAACCTTAGAATAATTGAGACGATACTTGAATCAAGCACAAGGTTCATTGCCAATAAAAATTCCTGGAAGGATAAATGGAAGAGGCAGAAGATGGAGAATATCGTGCTTCTTGTCAAAGGCGCCCTTGCGGCTGAGGAGAAGGTGGGGCTGAAGATGAATGTTCCTGAGAAGTCGCTCAAGAAGGTCATGAGCCTGCTCTCTGCCATGCACTCCCCCACGTTGTCGCTGCTTTCAGATGAGGGCTGGGTCGCGCTTGAGGTCATGATCGAAGAGAAGACCGTCCGCGACCTTATACCGAAGCTCAAATCTGCCGGAGCAGAAGGGATTATAGAATATCCGCTTAACAAAGTAATACCTTAG